In Sphaeramia orbicularis chromosome 1, fSphaOr1.1, whole genome shotgun sequence, a genomic segment contains:
- the LOC115427935 gene encoding stimulated by retinoic acid gene 6 protein-like: MYSTDSTTMASEQGEQMESPGTCENGISLNHFMHYSLIPAVLIVGVLSFLQRRHQKLAIDHRLPFLRGRFAVVVPLDTMGFSDRLAFGFAYGAVSYKILLLIIEQRLPISVPNWAKAIAYLIGALEVGLAYFPFFACLSTPAKIPGAVMGIIYSICWIVVIIWDIFTCEEHEVAGWFIQVWGEHQKLIYEWPWVLSHIVLLVQFIYMLIKGVRVHLQLEDEEDPQELMQHHQMQHVKRLLRKIPEHSQSTTWFQRRLYEWDPYFKFPSRVIGTAVVSLFTLYTFALAHYRITMDVFEKLEAMVLPNGSTDPMNPLVRWFSVLRHSWLISSLLASLNFIVYTFHVLVCYRKHLKRLWRGQKGFLPEKFHKPNSAVSVASIARYSGCQIAFTLWGFMIVHIVLDMLCTSFAYFLVIPIMDGKFGMWWNTFGPYFLTFLVAYGLVKLQEVLVKIFFLQDKMSPSDKQKPLALNNRKAFHCFSYFLFFYNVINGFTYCFMRLFSSLVVGTFLLSRLDRTIMLRGYESMDRGYKTWIGMIFADHYHNNPAMVCFCQLLISNIRERQTGSTYSVLDNTPSDSPVDSRARQRWALFYTLLRNPHLIPLRKQHLSASSHLPLSPSPQSDIVVRAWIMASQAKSQLSPQIFTAADC, translated from the exons GGAATCTCCAGGGACCTGTGAGAATGGAATCTCTTTGAATCACTTCATGCATTATTCTCTTATACCAGCT GTGCTGATTGTTGGAGTGCTTTCATTCCTCCAGAGAAGACACCAGAAACTGGCCATCGACCACAGACTGCCGTTTCTAAGAGGGCGTTTTGCAGTTGTGGT GCCTTTGGATACTATGGGCTTCAGTGATCGTCTGGCTTTTGGCTTTGCTTACGGTGCTGTGTCTTATAAAATCCTGCTGCTCATCATTGAACAAAGACTGCCCATCAGTGTCCCCAACTGGGCTAAAG CTATCGCATACCTGATCGGAGCCTTAGAGGTGGGTTTGGCATATTTCCCTTTCTTTGCATGTCTGTCTACACCTGCCAAGATCCCCGGTGCTGTGATGGGAATAATCTACTCAATATGCTG gATCGTCGTCATTATCTGGGATATATTCACCTGTGAAGAGCATGAGGTGGCTGGATGGTTTATACAGGTGTGGGGTGAACACCAAAAGCTGATTTACGAGTGGCCATGGGTCCTCTCCCACATTGTCCTCTTAGTGCAATTCATCTACATGCTGATCAAAGGTGTCCGGGTGCACCTGCAACTGGAGGATGAGGAG GACCCTCAGGAGCTGATGCAACACCACCAGATGCAGCATGTTAAGAGACTGctgaggaaaatacctgaacACAG cCAGTCCACGACTTGGTTCCAGAGACGACTATACGAATGGGACCCCTACTTTAAGTTCCCTAGCAGGGTCATCGGCACTGCTGTTGTATCCCTTTTCACTTTATATACG tTTGCACTTGCACACTATCGTATCACTATGGATGTTTTTGAAAAATTAGAAGCAATGGTGCTACCTAATGGTAGTACAGATCCGATGAACCCACTGGTACGATGGTTCAGTGTTCTGAGAC actcTTGGCTAATTTCTTCACTGTTGGCAAGTTTGAACTTTATTGTCTACACCTTCCATGTGCTGGTATGTTACAG GAAACACTTGAAAAGATTGTGGAGAGGACAGAAGGGCTTTCTTCCTGAGAAGTTTCACAAGCCAAACTCCGCTGTCAGTGTG GCTTCCATTGCGAGATACTCTGGATGCCAAATAGCCTTTACACTCTGGG gTTTCATGATTGTACACATTGTTCTAGACATGTTATGCACGagttttgcatattttctggTTATTCCAATAATGGATGGCAAGTTTGGGATGTGGTGGAACACCTTTGGACCATATTT TCTGACTTTTCTTGTAGCCTATGGCCTGGTGAAGCTCCAAGAAGTTctggtcaaaatttttttccttcaGGATAAAATGTCTCCTTCTGACAAACAAAAACCTCTTGCCCTCAACAACAG GAAGGCGTTCCACTGCTTCAGCTACTTCTTGTTCTTCTATAACGTGATAAATGGGTTCACTTACTGCTTCATGAGACTTTTCTCCTCTCTTGTGGTCGGGACGTTTCTGTTGTCCCGCCTGGACAGAACCATCATGCTGAGAGGATATGAAAGCATGGATAGGG GCTACAAAACATGGATTGGGATGATCTTTGCAGACCACTATCATAACAATCCAGCCATGGTGTGCTTTTGTCAGCTGCTGATCTCCAACATAAGGGAGAGACAAACTGGGTCGACTTACTCTGTACTGGACAACACGCCATCTG ATTCCCCAGTGGACAGCCGGGCCAGGCAGCGCTGGGCCTTATTTTACACCTTACTGAGGAACCCTCATCTGATCCCACTCAGAAAGCAGCACCTGTCTGCATCTTCACACTTACCTTTATCACCATCTCCCCAGTCAGATATAGTGGTACGGGCTTGGATCATGGCCTCACAAGCAAAGTCACAGTTGTCACCACAGATATTTACAGCAGCTGACTGTTAA